The Chitinophagales bacterium genome includes a window with the following:
- a CDS encoding HipA domain-containing protein, with protein sequence MIDGYPAGFSISGVQTKGFIGKATGTELSPNLKEGENSIYIIKPLLSRFNLKSDSPANEHVTMQMAKQLFKIRTAECCFMKFENGMPAYVTRRFDYNEKEEKLSQEDFASVLKAKKDSEGRYKYTSKTYEDFGNILSPLNKIELIRILIFNYLTGNGDAHLKNFSLLETADGDMQLSPSYDLMNTKIHVQDAPIALNLFKEMERTSLPRGESYYYTIEDFLELGKRFEISDRLLKKIEKEFKEMKDSMGEIINKSFLSDKAKRKYLETLDRTFPELFGS encoded by the coding sequence GTGATTGATGGGTATCCTGCGGGATTCAGTATATCAGGTGTTCAAACTAAAGGTTTTATAGGGAAGGCAACAGGTACAGAATTATCTCCGAATTTGAAAGAAGGTGAAAACTCAATATACATTATTAAGCCTCTATTGTCGCGATTCAATTTAAAATCAGACTCGCCAGCTAATGAACATGTTACAATGCAAATGGCTAAGCAGTTGTTCAAAATAAGAACTGCTGAATGTTGTTTCATGAAATTCGAAAATGGTATGCCAGCATATGTTACAAGAAGATTTGATTATAATGAAAAGGAGGAAAAGCTAAGTCAGGAGGATTTTGCATCTGTCCTTAAAGCAAAAAAGGATAGTGAGGGTCGATACAAATATACCTCAAAGACTTATGAAGATTTCGGTAATATACTATCTCCGCTAAATAAAATTGAGCTGATAAGAATTTTGATTTTTAATTATTTAACTGGAAATGGAGATGCACATTTGAAAAACTTCTCATTACTGGAAACTGCTGATGGGGATATGCAGCTATCTCCTTCATATGACCTTATGAATACAAAAATCCATGTACAGGATGCCCCAATTGCGCTCAATCTTTTCAAAGAGATGGAGCGGACAAGTTTACCACGGGGCGAAAGCTATTATTACACGATAGAAGACTTTTTGGAGCTTGGTAAGCGATTTGAAATAAGCGATAGGCTGCTTAAAAAAATAGAAAAGGAATTCAAAGAAATGAAAGATAGCATGGGGGAAATTATAAACAAGAGTTTTCTTTCGGATAAAGCAAAAAGAAAATATCTTGAGACCTTAGATAGAACTTTTCCCGAATTGTTTGGGAGTTGA
- a CDS encoding sterol desaturase family protein translates to MDFTSGKLLFKEMLFQYESAPNLLLYASPLMLFFVLLEYMISKRRKLNLYEKKDLKASVGVGAAYLAVTAVIGIGTIYTVWAVYYYLTPPAFVMGFTWWSFILCAVIYDFMRYWAHRLAHEQRFWWASHITHHSSEKYNLTVSFRLCWVDQVKIVFFIPVIMMGFNPILFFIVHQIGVLYQFWQHTELIRPMPKWFEYIFVTPTNHRVHHGKNTAFIDKNYGSMFIIWDRIFGTYVEPGEKPVYGVTQPINSQNPAYLVFHEYIDIARDLWHSKTWKDRRKILFGRPGEYDSGLDKF, encoded by the coding sequence ATGGATTTCACCAGTGGAAAACTGTTATTCAAGGAGATGTTGTTTCAGTATGAGAGCGCTCCCAATTTGCTTTTGTATGCCAGTCCTTTAATGCTGTTTTTTGTATTGCTGGAATACATGATCAGCAAAAGAAGAAAGCTCAATCTTTACGAGAAAAAAGACCTGAAAGCTTCCGTAGGTGTTGGTGCTGCATATCTTGCAGTTACTGCCGTTATCGGAATTGGTACAATCTATACGGTATGGGCGGTTTACTACTACCTAACTCCGCCTGCATTTGTTATGGGTTTTACCTGGTGGTCTTTTATTTTATGTGCGGTCATCTATGATTTTATGCGCTACTGGGCACATCGACTTGCACACGAGCAAAGGTTTTGGTGGGCATCGCACATTACACACCACTCATCTGAAAAATACAATCTTACCGTTTCATTCCGCCTTTGCTGGGTCGATCAAGTGAAAATCGTATTCTTTATTCCCGTTATTATGATGGGCTTTAATCCTATTTTGTTTTTTATTGTGCACCAAATTGGGGTTTTGTACCAGTTTTGGCAGCATACGGAATTGATTCGCCCTATGCCTAAATGGTTTGAGTACATATTTGTTACCCCTACCAATCATAGGGTGCATCACGGAAAAAACACGGCCTTTATCGACAAAAATTACGGTTCTATGTTTATCATTTGGGACCGTATTTTCGGCACCTATGTAGAACCCGGTGAAAAACCCGTGTACGGTGTTACCCAACCCATTAATTCGCAAAACCCGGCTTACCTGGTTTTTCACGAATACATCGACATTGCCCGCGACCTGTGGCATTCCAAAACCTGGAAAGACCGCAGGAAAATCCTCTTTGGCCGCCCCGGTGAGTATGACAGTGGATTGGATAAGTTTTAG
- a CDS encoding HipA N-terminal domain-containing protein, whose translation MKLEVIYKGKKKAGKLWRDDSGYHFVYDDDFLEDETTRPISVNMPKSQKAYHSDELFHYFQSILSEGENRKKICNALGIDISDDWELLAHTCGEDTIGAITVKKIEE comes from the coding sequence ATGAAGTTAGAAGTTATATACAAAGGAAAGAAAAAGGCAGGAAAGCTTTGGAGAGATGATAGCGGATATCACTTTGTGTATGATGACGATTTCTTAGAAGATGAAACAACTCGACCTATCTCTGTGAACATGCCAAAGTCTCAAAAAGCGTATCATTCAGATGAATTGTTCCATTATTTCCAGTCAATTTTAAGTGAGGGAGAAAATAGGAAGAAAATTTGTAATGCCCTGGGAATAGATATTTCCGATGATTGGGAGTTATTGGCACATACCTGTGGGGAAGATACTATTGGCGCAATAACTGTTAAAAAAATCGAAGAATAA
- a CDS encoding PKD domain-containing protein produces the protein MLFVNYMSFPYLFLIAFFSGFLLMPTALSAQHNHEQCGTMHADSVLRQKHNLPSLKDFEQWLAPKIANRQNQRNSLGRFSGPDVYTLPVIVHVVHNGDPVGSNENISAAQVYSQIDVLNEDFRRLNPDTGNAPANFQAVASDVGIEFCLAQIDPSGNVLSEPGINRYNGGQATWGSTNDIDNNLKPATIWNPDQYFNIWVVDFGNTGLLGYAQFPSLSGLGGMPGNGGPANSDGIVCLYRAFGTTGNVSAPSNGGRTATHEAGHWLGLRHIWGDGGCGTDDFCADTPESDDSNRGCPTTVNCGTQDMVQNYMDYTNDACMNIFTEDQVARMRTVMLNSPRRGILANSMVCQALDQYTLSGQVRDASTLNGIANAEVLIDGSFDYNVTADALGNFSIDVFEGTYDIYAGKWSYVTNVNTGISVLANTGPVYIDLETGWYDDFLFDFNWTESGNATTGNWERGAPIGTDFNGEPCNSGSDVANDYGDQAFVTGNGGGNAGTDDVDDGTTTLTSPVFDLSSYSEPFISYYRWFYNSGGTGTPNDSLIVRLTNGVNTEVIDLLDVNSPNSNQWNFNEIKVSDYMAPTANMQLIVEAFDKPSVGHLVEAGLDLFKVVDSVINQNAPPVTNFGAAPRTICAGDTVQFTDLSSNTPTAWNWTFQGGNPASSSAENPAVIYNSPGVYEVSLTASNTYGQDTKTESAYITVEGVSADFTANITDGCPGITVQFSDLSTCDVISYNWNFPGGTPVTSTDPNPVVTYNSVGDFDVSLTVNGPNSFDTHTEFDFISIGTGMVNVFFEDFESESFATNNWTIDNPDNAITWDIYSVDGTQSGTFAAGINFYSYNNAIGAEDGLITPVLNLGNIINTELNFDHAFRRYSQNQQDSLKILVSTDGGNTYPNIVFARAEDGTGSFATNATTTADFYPSATDDWCFGGTIGASCFTVDLSAFDQMNNVRLKFLSVNDYGNNLYLDNIDVSGECTAIDLSPIADFTSNVTEVCEGGTVDFTDISQKNPDTWNWSFPGGTPNSSSSQNPSVSYNTPGNYPVTLAVSNPDGSDTTTVSGYITVYESPSAIVSGDEPLCFGNTNGTVSVNASGGTAPYTYEWNSGETTGTITAVGAGNFLVTVTDANNCTASDSYTLSQPDSLTLNISGNAAYCGNSNGSASVQVSGGTAPYVYSWSTGDNTASLDFLSGGNYSVTVTDNNNCSKTATITIQDIQVNLNLDLLVTPLTCNNGSDAALDLNVSGGAAPYHYNWNTGDSTASISNLGAGAFAVTVRDSNFCTADTSVSISNPAGLNVNAQTTDASCGNSDGSITVNVSGGTSPYDFDWSNGDTSATISNLASGNYELTITDAQSCSEIYSYSINNVGGPSVQASIDSISCNGSADGNISLSVSGGTAPYSFDWSTNATDSFINNLSAGTYSVTVSDQNNCNTIRTYLLNNPDPIQLNEQITNSACDTADGAINLVVQNGTAPYQASWSNGANGLSVNNLPAGNYTVTVTDANTCEQTASYSVATLSGPSVQLTLVDVDCNSAASGAASLNPSGSGPFQYLWSNGNTDSINSNLSEGVYSFTVTDANGCEKADTFNISEPQPIQVNATISDATCGQSDASITVNVTGGTSPYTYLWSTGQVSKTISNLQSGNYELTVTDAMGCTRFRSYNVNDAGGANLIAVKTDVSCSGASDGSIDLSLSGGVPPYNYNWSNGSSSQDISGLSPGSYSVTVTDAAGCSSVASSIIRSPDPLSIGFSIKNVQCGEKLGEVIPQVSGGSGSYNFNWSTGADDSVFVEVAGTYELTVTDDNLCTLLDTLMIEELNLDIDLQIAADSGQSNGSVLVDVNGGTPPYSYTWLDTTLSGNSASDLAAGTYVLIVKDSLACDARVEIEIPLFSSIGMPTGQADIHLDLYPNPNSGDFVVKLQPLNEALQFEMYNTLGKLLNAGQINAGSSTYNFNYRHAAAGIYFLRFRNAEIDIVRKVIISD, from the coding sequence ATGCTATTCGTGAATTATATGTCTTTTCCCTATCTATTTTTGATTGCTTTCTTTTCGGGATTTTTGTTAATGCCTACCGCATTAAGCGCCCAGCACAACCATGAACAATGCGGCACCATGCATGCTGATAGTGTGTTGCGTCAAAAACACAATCTGCCGAGCTTAAAGGATTTCGAACAATGGCTGGCCCCCAAAATTGCCAACAGGCAGAACCAAAGAAACAGCCTGGGGCGTTTTTCAGGACCGGATGTTTATACTTTGCCGGTGATTGTGCATGTGGTGCACAATGGCGATCCGGTAGGAAGCAATGAAAACATCAGCGCAGCACAGGTCTATTCACAGATTGATGTTTTGAATGAAGATTTCAGAAGGCTAAATCCCGATACCGGGAATGCTCCTGCCAATTTCCAGGCTGTGGCCTCAGATGTGGGAATTGAATTTTGCCTGGCACAGATCGACCCCAGTGGTAATGTACTGTCAGAGCCTGGAATCAACAGGTACAATGGAGGGCAGGCAACCTGGGGCAGCACCAATGATATTGACAACAATTTGAAACCGGCTACCATCTGGAATCCCGATCAGTATTTTAATATCTGGGTGGTGGATTTTGGCAATACCGGATTGCTGGGCTATGCGCAATTTCCCTCACTTTCAGGTTTAGGAGGAATGCCCGGAAATGGCGGACCTGCCAATTCTGACGGGATTGTTTGCCTGTACCGCGCATTTGGCACCACCGGAAATGTAAGTGCCCCGAGCAATGGCGGAAGAACAGCCACGCACGAAGCCGGGCACTGGTTGGGATTAAGGCATATCTGGGGAGATGGTGGATGTGGAACTGACGATTTCTGTGCAGATACGCCTGAATCTGATGATTCAAACCGGGGATGCCCCACTACCGTTAACTGTGGCACCCAGGATATGGTGCAGAATTATATGGACTACACCAATGATGCCTGCATGAATATTTTTACCGAAGACCAGGTAGCCCGTATGCGAACGGTAATGCTGAACAGCCCGAGGAGAGGCATTTTGGCCAATTCCATGGTTTGCCAGGCGCTTGATCAGTACACATTGAGCGGGCAGGTGCGCGATGCAAGTACATTGAACGGCATTGCCAATGCCGAAGTGTTGATCGATGGTTCCTTTGATTACAATGTAACTGCCGATGCGCTGGGCAATTTCAGCATTGATGTTTTTGAAGGTACTTATGATATCTATGCCGGAAAATGGAGTTATGTGACCAATGTAAACACCGGTATTAGTGTTTTGGCAAATACGGGGCCTGTCTATATTGATTTGGAAACTGGTTGGTACGATGATTTTCTCTTTGATTTCAACTGGACAGAAAGCGGTAATGCTACAACAGGAAACTGGGAAAGAGGCGCACCAATCGGCACTGATTTTAATGGAGAACCCTGTAATTCAGGAAGTGATGTGGCCAATGATTATGGAGACCAGGCTTTTGTTACCGGCAATGGCGGGGGCAATGCAGGAACAGATGATGTGGATGATGGCACAACCACCCTTACTTCCCCTGTATTTGACCTGAGCAGCTATTCCGAACCGTTTATCAGCTATTACCGATGGTTCTACAATTCAGGGGGAACCGGAACACCCAACGACAGCCTGATTGTAAGGTTGACCAATGGCGTAAATACTGAAGTGATTGATCTGCTGGATGTCAATTCACCCAACAGCAACCAGTGGAATTTCAACGAAATCAAAGTCAGTGATTACATGGCTCCTACGGCCAATATGCAGCTTATCGTTGAAGCTTTTGACAAACCCTCGGTGGGACACCTGGTAGAAGCCGGTTTGGATTTGTTCAAGGTGGTAGATTCCGTGATCAATCAGAATGCACCTCCTGTGACTAATTTCGGTGCAGCACCCCGGACCATTTGTGCCGGTGATACCGTGCAGTTTACAGATCTTTCAAGCAATACACCCACTGCCTGGAACTGGACTTTCCAGGGAGGCAATCCTGCTTCAAGTTCAGCGGAAAACCCTGCGGTGATCTATAATTCCCCGGGTGTTTATGAGGTCTCGCTTACTGCATCCAATACCTATGGCCAGGACACAAAAACCGAATCGGCCTATATTACGGTTGAAGGAGTGTCTGCAGATTTTACGGCCAATATTACCGATGGTTGCCCTGGTATTACGGTTCAATTTTCTGATCTATCCACTTGCGATGTTATTTCCTACAACTGGAATTTTCCCGGTGGAACACCCGTTACTTCAACCGACCCGAATCCTGTGGTTACCTATAATTCTGTAGGCGATTTCGATGTATCGCTCACGGTGAATGGCCCCAACAGTTTTGATACACATACTGAATTTGATTTTATCTCAATTGGCACCGGAATGGTAAATGTCTTTTTTGAAGACTTTGAATCAGAAAGTTTTGCCACCAATAACTGGACCATTGACAATCCGGACAATGCCATCACATGGGACATATATTCCGTTGACGGTACCCAAAGTGGCACTTTTGCTGCCGGCATTAATTTTTACTCCTACAACAATGCCATTGGAGCTGAAGACGGTCTGATTACTCCTGTGCTGAATCTTGGCAATATTATCAATACGGAGTTGAATTTCGATCATGCATTTAGAAGGTATTCACAAAACCAACAGGATTCATTGAAAATTTTGGTTTCTACCGATGGAGGGAATACCTACCCGAATATTGTCTTTGCCCGTGCAGAGGACGGAACAGGCAGCTTTGCAACCAATGCTACTACCACAGCAGATTTTTATCCCTCTGCCACTGATGATTGGTGTTTTGGGGGAACCATAGGTGCAAGCTGCTTTACCGTTGATCTCAGTGCTTTTGATCAAATGAACAATGTGCGTCTGAAGTTTTTGTCTGTAAATGATTATGGCAATAACCTTTACCTCGACAATATTGATGTTAGCGGGGAATGTACCGCTATTGATTTATCGCCCATTGCTGATTTCACTTCAAATGTAACGGAAGTTTGTGAAGGTGGAACAGTTGATTTTACCGATATTTCACAAAAAAACCCGGATACCTGGAACTGGAGTTTTCCCGGTGGAACACCAAACTCTTCATCAAGCCAAAATCCAAGCGTAAGCTACAATACGCCCGGAAATTACCCGGTAACACTTGCAGTCAGCAATCCCGATGGCAGTGATACCACTACGGTAAGCGGATACATTACGGTATATGAAAGCCCATCAGCAATTGTTTCAGGTGATGAGCCTTTGTGTTTTGGCAATACAAATGGAACAGTTTCCGTAAATGCAAGTGGTGGAACTGCTCCTTATACCTATGAATGGAATTCAGGAGAAACCACTGGCACAATCACCGCTGTGGGGGCAGGTAATTTTTTAGTAACTGTTACGGATGCAAATAATTGTACGGCAAGTGACAGCTATACTTTGAGCCAGCCCGATAGTTTAACCCTAAATATCAGTGGAAATGCTGCCTATTGTGGCAACAGCAATGGTTCCGCTTCAGTACAGGTTTCGGGTGGTACGGCTCCTTATGTCTATTCATGGAGTACAGGCGACAATACAGCGTCCCTTGATTTTCTTTCGGGAGGTAATTATTCAGTAACCGTTACCGACAACAACAATTGCAGTAAAACCGCTACCATAACAATCCAGGATATACAGGTCAATCTGAACCTTGATTTGCTTGTAACTCCCCTTACATGTAACAATGGAAGTGATGCTGCCCTGGATCTGAATGTTTCGGGTGGTGCTGCTCCCTATCACTACAATTGGAACACTGGCGATAGTACAGCTTCGATCAGCAACCTGGGTGCAGGCGCATTTGCGGTAACGGTAAGGGACAGCAACTTCTGTACTGCTGATACTTCGGTTAGCATATCGAATCCTGCCGGATTGAATGTTAATGCCCAAACGACAGATGCAAGTTGTGGCAATAGCGATGGAAGCATTACGGTAAATGTTTCCGGAGGAACATCCCCTTATGATTTTGACTGGAGCAATGGTGATACTTCCGCAACGATCAGCAACCTGGCTTCCGGCAATTATGAATTGACCATTACAGATGCACAATCCTGTAGCGAGATTTATTCCTATTCCATTAATAATGTAGGAGGGCCTTCTGTTCAGGCCAGTATTGACAGTATTTCCTGCAATGGCAGTGCTGACGGAAATATCAGCCTTTCGGTTTCCGGAGGAACTGCTCCTTATTCATTTGACTGGAGTACCAATGCCACCGATAGTTTTATCAATAATCTTTCAGCTGGAACTTATTCGGTGACTGTTAGTGATCAAAACAATTGCAATACCATCAGAACCTATCTGTTAAATAATCCTGACCCAATTCAGTTGAATGAACAAATTACTAACTCTGCTTGTGATACTGCTGATGGAGCAATCAATCTTGTTGTTCAAAATGGGACAGCACCATACCAGGCAAGCTGGAGCAATGGTGCCAATGGCCTGTCTGTCAATAATCTCCCGGCTGGAAATTATACTGTTACCGTGACAGATGCCAATACCTGTGAACAAACGGCAAGCTATTCGGTAGCTACATTAAGTGGACCATCGGTACAATTGACCCTTGTGGATGTAGATTGCAATAGTGCAGCAAGCGGAGCTGCTTCTTTAAATCCTTCAGGTAGCGGCCCCTTCCAGTATCTGTGGTCAAATGGCAATACCGACTCTATCAACAGCAATTTAAGTGAAGGGGTGTATTCCTTCACGGTTACCGATGCCAATGGCTGTGAAAAAGCGGATACTTTCAACATATCAGAACCACAGCCTATACAGGTAAATGCTACTATTTCAGATGCTACCTGTGGCCAATCGGATGCTTCGATTACAGTTAATGTGACCGGAGGAACATCACCCTATACTTATTTGTGGAGCACCGGCCAGGTGAGTAAAACAATCAGCAACCTTCAGTCGGGCAATTACGAATTGACTGTTACCGATGCCATGGGCTGCACAAGGTTCAGGAGCTATAATGTAAATGATGCAGGAGGTGCAAATCTGATTGCGGTTAAAACAGATGTTTCCTGTTCAGGGGCTTCAGATGGCAGTATTGATTTGAGCCTGAGCGGAGGAGTGCCACCATACAATTATAACTGGTCGAATGGCTCAAGCAGCCAAGATATCTCTGGTTTAAGCCCGGGTTCCTATTCAGTAACAGTTACAGATGCGGCAGGCTGTTCATCAGTAGCATCTTCTATTATCCGCAGTCCTGATCCACTTAGTATAGGTTTTTCTATAAAGAATGTGCAGTGTGGCGAAAAATTGGGCGAAGTCATACCACAGGTCAGCGGTGGTTCTGGATCCTATAATTTCAACTGGTCAACTGGTGCTGATGATTCTGTTTTTGTTGAAGTAGCAGGAACTTACGAACTCACTGTTACGGATGACAATTTGTGTACTTTGCTGGATACGCTAATGATAGAAGAATT
- a CDS encoding Fic/DOC family N-terminal domain-containing protein, giving the protein MSKYQINPDRNIPWNDLPDLPIDKQYYQTVEVLEKLGDAKAALARLHGRSAVLPNQGILINTISLQEAKFSSEIENVFTTDDELYKAYSDDKEDATGASKEVLRYREALWSGYEYLEQNNCFDLEYFNRIYREIKMVNDSIRPPFSNTRIKQRGTGPNAGSTVYTPPKGVEIIKAKLERLIKFVNDDEKYNIDHLLKMAMAHYQFEAIHPYRDGNGRTGRIFNIHYLTLKKLLDLPILFHSRYILENKEDYYHYLQGVSQRGDWENWLLFMLRAIESTSNITFHKINDIVEAKENIGDYLNSEKFKFNKLEKLLEMIFIQPYTKVKHLVEAKLYSENTAREYLNQLCELQVLEKKTIQGHHYYLNLELHKILSE; this is encoded by the coding sequence GTGAGCAAATATCAAATTAACCCCGATAGGAACATCCCCTGGAATGATTTACCTGATTTGCCAATAGATAAGCAATACTATCAAACGGTAGAGGTGCTTGAAAAATTAGGTGATGCAAAGGCTGCTTTGGCCAGGCTTCATGGTAGAAGTGCAGTATTGCCAAATCAAGGAATATTGATCAATACCATAAGTCTTCAGGAAGCCAAATTTTCGAGTGAAATAGAAAATGTTTTTACAACCGATGACGAACTTTATAAAGCGTATAGTGACGACAAAGAAGATGCTACCGGAGCATCTAAGGAAGTACTCAGATATAGGGAAGCGCTTTGGTCTGGGTATGAATATTTAGAGCAGAACAATTGCTTTGACCTGGAATATTTCAATAGAATCTACAGAGAGATTAAAATGGTTAATGATTCGATCAGACCACCCTTTTCCAATACAAGGATCAAACAAAGAGGCACGGGGCCTAATGCCGGCAGCACGGTATATACGCCACCTAAAGGAGTTGAAATTATAAAAGCAAAACTTGAGCGTTTAATAAAATTTGTCAATGATGATGAAAAATACAATATTGACCATTTGCTTAAAATGGCAATGGCACATTATCAATTTGAGGCCATACATCCATACAGAGATGGCAATGGCAGAACAGGAAGGATTTTTAATATTCATTACCTGACACTCAAAAAATTATTGGATTTACCCATTCTTTTTCACAGCAGATATATTTTAGAAAATAAAGAAGACTACTATCATTACCTACAAGGAGTTTCCCAAAGAGGGGATTGGGAAAATTGGTTGCTATTTATGCTGCGGGCAATTGAATCCACTTCAAATATTACATTCCATAAAATCAATGATATTGTGGAGGCCAAAGAGAATATTGGAGATTACTTAAACAGCGAAAAGTTTAAGTTTAATAAGTTGGAAAAATTACTGGAAATGATTTTTATTCAGCCATACACCAAAGTAAAACATTTGGTGGAAGCCAAATTATATTCTGAAAATACCGCTAGGGAATACCTTAATCAACTTTGTGAATTACAGGTGCTTGAAAAGAAAACAATACAAGGACATCATTATTATCTGAATTTGGAATTGCATAAAATCTTATCGGAATAG
- a CDS encoding helix-turn-helix transcriptional regulator: MKSKELGKIIRDRRKVLKLTIGELSEYTGFSRTTISDLEHGKTNPSLEVINEILKFLNMEIKIEVKSIK; the protein is encoded by the coding sequence ATGAAATCTAAGGAACTAGGAAAAATAATAAGGGACAGAAGAAAGGTATTAAAGCTAACAATTGGTGAATTGTCTGAATATACAGGTTTTTCAAGAACAACAATTTCGGATTTAGAGCATGGGAAAACAAACCCAAGCCTGGAGGTAATAAACGAGATTTTAAAATTCCTGAATATGGAAATTAAAATTGAAGTAAAATCGATTAAATGA
- the yaaA gene encoding peroxide stress protein YaaA translates to MQRNTKNYQIRKCFKAVISSQIIAKFGTNLNQRKGDKYKIISFFAKKARGMMCRYLIQNRIENPEEIKAFDIEGYSYNDPLSKGKEWVSTRESA, encoded by the coding sequence TTGCAACGCAACACCAAAAATTATCAAATAAGGAAATGTTTCAAAGCGGTTATTTCGTCCCAAATAATTGCTAAATTTGGGACGAATTTAAACCAAAGGAAAGGCGACAAGTACAAAATCATTTCCTTTTTTGCTAAAAAAGCAAGGGGCATGATGTGCAGATATTTAATTCAAAACAGAATAGAAAATCCCGAGGAAATTAAAGCTTTCGACATAGAAGGGTATAGCTACAATGACCCATTGAGTAAAGGCAAGGAATGGGTATCTACTAGGGAAAGCGCATAA